A single window of uncultured Pseudodesulfovibrio sp. DNA harbors:
- a CDS encoding protein-glutamate O-methyltransferase, which produces MNKAMQVNQSQMGDTEFKRFSELIHTEFGIKMPPTKRVLLQSRFQKRLRVLGMSSYKEYCDYVFSDKGREEERSHLIDVVTTNTTHFFREPKHWDIMNNSVLPELWSRGIGRNSDLRIWSAGCSSGEEPYTLGMVLHEWASTHHGFKFSVLATDISQKILTEASNAVYSMDKVEDVPMQYKKKYMLKSKDKKLVKMDSSLRNKVSFQRLNFMEDFKLPNHQDIIFCRNVVIYFDRATQATLFAKFCNNLKSGGYLFIGHSESLSGLTLPIRQVAPTVFQRL; this is translated from the coding sequence ATGAATAAAGCCATGCAGGTCAATCAGTCCCAGATGGGCGATACCGAATTCAAACGGTTTAGCGAACTCATCCACACGGAATTCGGCATCAAGATGCCGCCGACAAAACGCGTATTACTGCAAAGCCGCTTTCAAAAGCGTCTCCGTGTTCTGGGTATGTCTTCTTACAAAGAATATTGCGACTACGTCTTTTCCGACAAAGGCCGCGAAGAAGAACGATCACACCTCATTGACGTGGTGACCACCAACACAACCCACTTTTTCCGTGAGCCCAAGCATTGGGACATCATGAACAATTCCGTGTTGCCTGAATTATGGAGTCGGGGTATTGGCCGAAATAGCGATTTGCGCATATGGTCTGCCGGCTGTTCCAGTGGAGAAGAACCATACACTCTCGGAATGGTTCTCCACGAATGGGCCTCCACACATCACGGCTTCAAATTTTCCGTCCTTGCCACCGATATTTCCCAAAAAATCCTGACCGAAGCGAGCAACGCCGTCTATTCCATGGATAAGGTGGAGGACGTGCCCATGCAGTACAAAAAGAAGTACATGCTCAAGTCAAAGGATAAGAAACTGGTCAAGATGGATTCGAGCCTCCGCAATAAAGTGTCATTCCAACGGCTCAACTTCATGGAAGATTTCAAGCTCCCAAATCATCAGGACATCATTTTCTGCCGCAACGTGGTCATCTATTTTGACAGGGCGACCCAAGCCACCCTGTTCGCCAAATTCTGCAACAACCTGAAGTCTGGTGGGTATCTCTTCATCGGACACTCGGAAAGTCTGTCAGGCTTGACCCTGCCCATCAGACAGGTTGCTCCCACGGTGTTCCAACGTTTGTAA
- the tyrS gene encoding tyrosine--tRNA ligase → MNIFDELKWRGLINQVSDEDKVREYLATPGASMYCGFDPTAESLHIGNLVPLLCLVRMKRAGHNPLYLMGGATGRIGDPSGKDKERELSNTDIMEERLEKIKGQVRRFVERNTGDRPDIVNNYDWTKDLTAIELLRDVGKHFTINWMLQKESVKGRIGREETGISYTEFSYMILQSYDFYHLFKTRNCKLQIGGGDQWGNITAGCEFTRRRSAHEGEQAEVFALTFPLITTASGKKFGKSEGNAVYMNAEMTSPYAFYQYFVNTDDADVIKFLKIFTFLDQDEIAEMEKQLEEAPHQRAAQKKLAAEVTRMIHGQMELDRVLAATEALFGKGDLKAIDPVTLRSALESAPTFRYAPGDVPDLPQMFVDLGLVKSKGQARKDLKGGGVYINGERVEEDHTITDSDFIAGELLVIRKGKKNYGLITRG, encoded by the coding sequence GTGAATATTTTCGACGAATTAAAGTGGCGAGGGCTCATTAATCAGGTATCCGATGAAGACAAGGTGCGGGAATATCTCGCCACCCCCGGAGCGTCCATGTATTGCGGCTTCGACCCCACCGCGGAATCCCTGCATATTGGCAATCTGGTGCCCCTGCTTTGCCTTGTGCGAATGAAACGTGCAGGCCATAACCCACTCTACCTCATGGGTGGAGCCACTGGCCGCATCGGTGACCCATCCGGTAAGGACAAGGAACGCGAACTGTCCAACACCGACATTATGGAAGAGCGCCTTGAAAAAATTAAAGGGCAGGTCCGCCGCTTTGTAGAACGCAACACAGGTGATCGCCCGGATATCGTCAACAACTACGACTGGACCAAAGATTTGACGGCCATCGAGTTGCTGCGCGACGTGGGCAAACATTTCACCATCAACTGGATGTTGCAGAAAGAATCGGTCAAGGGTCGTATTGGTCGCGAAGAAACCGGTATTTCCTACACCGAATTTTCCTACATGATCCTCCAGAGCTACGACTTTTATCATCTCTTCAAGACCCGCAACTGCAAACTGCAGATCGGTGGTGGAGACCAATGGGGCAACATTACCGCAGGATGTGAATTCACTCGTCGTCGTTCTGCCCATGAAGGCGAACAAGCCGAAGTCTTTGCGCTGACTTTCCCCCTGATTACTACAGCATCCGGCAAAAAATTCGGCAAATCCGAAGGCAATGCGGTGTACATGAACGCCGAAATGACCTCGCCGTATGCCTTCTATCAATACTTCGTGAACACTGATGACGCTGACGTCATCAAGTTCCTCAAAATCTTCACTTTCCTTGACCAAGACGAAATCGCGGAAATGGAAAAACAACTTGAAGAAGCACCGCATCAACGCGCCGCCCAGAAAAAACTGGCCGCAGAAGTCACTCGCATGATTCACGGTCAGATGGAACTGGATCGCGTTCTGGCAGCCACCGAAGCATTGTTCGGCAAAGGGGATCTCAAGGCCATTGATCCGGTCACTCTCAGATCCGCTCTGGAATCCGCACCGACATTCCGCTACGCCCCCGGGGATGTTCCCGACCTGCCTCAGATGTTCGTTGACCTCGGATTGGTCAAATCCAAAGGTCAGGCCCGAAAGGACCTCAAAGGTGGCGGCGTCTATATCAACGGCGAACGCGTTGAAGAAGACCATACGATCACGGACTCCGACTTCATAGCAGGCGAACTACTGGTCATCCGCAAAGGCAAAAAAAATTACGGATTGATCACCAGAGGATAA
- the rny gene encoding ribonuclease Y, translated as MLTEIAMVGGGIAVGLGTGFILFKYISDKQVSDSRGLAERIVSEARKESEALKKETRLQAQDEIYNQKKELEREFKDRESQLKNEERRLHSKEERLDTKREKVADKEAQAMELEKQLIKQEKQLGELEEELEHKADEHERKLQEISGLTVEEAKENLLSEIESRTRHEAAKMIRNIEMEAKETASKKAKEVLSLALQRYAGDYAGEQTVTAVALPSEDMKGRIIGREGRNIRALEAATGVDLIIDDTPETVVLSAFSPLKREVAKQALERLIHDGRIHPARIEEIVRKVESEMDTKLKEIGEQATFDVGVHGIHPEVINLLGRLHYRTSFSQNVLQHSMEVAFLCGVMAAELGLNEKEAKRAGLLHDIGKAVDHEIEGPHAIIGADLAKKHGESKEIIHSIAAHHEDTPPMSILANLVQAADSLSGARPGARKELLENYVKRLEELEGLATGFEGVQKAYAIQAGREIRVMVDSEKVGDENTYVLCKDIAEKIENNMTYPGQIRVTVIREKRAVGYAK; from the coding sequence ATGTTAACCGAAATCGCCATGGTCGGTGGAGGGATAGCAGTCGGTCTTGGAACTGGCTTCATCCTCTTCAAATATATATCCGACAAGCAGGTTTCAGACTCCAGGGGCCTGGCGGAGCGCATAGTCTCAGAAGCCAGGAAGGAGAGCGAGGCCTTGAAAAAGGAAACCCGCCTCCAGGCTCAGGATGAAATTTATAACCAGAAAAAAGAGCTGGAACGGGAATTCAAAGACCGCGAAAGCCAACTCAAAAACGAAGAAAGAAGACTCCACTCCAAAGAAGAACGCCTGGATACCAAGCGAGAGAAAGTCGCTGACAAGGAAGCTCAGGCCATGGAGCTGGAAAAGCAGCTCATCAAGCAGGAAAAACAGTTGGGCGAGCTTGAGGAAGAACTGGAGCATAAAGCGGATGAACACGAACGCAAGCTTCAGGAAATTTCAGGCCTGACTGTCGAAGAGGCGAAGGAAAATCTCCTCAGCGAGATCGAATCCCGCACCCGCCATGAAGCCGCTAAAATGATCCGCAATATAGAAATGGAAGCCAAGGAAACCGCCAGCAAAAAGGCCAAGGAAGTTCTTTCCCTGGCTTTACAACGCTATGCAGGAGACTACGCAGGTGAACAAACTGTCACCGCTGTCGCTTTGCCTTCCGAAGATATGAAAGGTCGCATCATCGGCCGCGAAGGTCGTAACATTCGCGCTCTGGAAGCTGCGACCGGCGTTGATCTGATCATAGATGACACACCGGAAACCGTGGTCCTGTCGGCATTCAGCCCGCTCAAACGCGAAGTCGCCAAGCAGGCTTTGGAACGTCTCATCCACGATGGTCGCATCCACCCTGCCCGCATTGAAGAAATTGTGCGCAAGGTTGAGAGCGAAATGGATACCAAGCTCAAGGAAATTGGCGAACAGGCCACCTTTGACGTTGGTGTTCACGGCATCCATCCGGAAGTTATCAACCTTCTTGGACGCCTTCATTACCGCACCAGCTTCTCCCAGAACGTGCTCCAGCACTCCATGGAAGTCGCATTCCTGTGTGGTGTCATGGCCGCCGAGTTGGGCCTCAACGAAAAAGAAGCCAAGCGCGCAGGCTTGCTGCACGATATTGGTAAGGCCGTTGACCACGAAATCGAAGGCCCTCACGCCATCATCGGTGCGGATTTGGCCAAAAAGCACGGCGAATCCAAAGAGATTATCCACTCCATCGCAGCTCACCACGAAGACACACCGCCCATGTCCATCCTGGCCAATCTGGTTCAGGCTGCGGACTCGCTGTCCGGCGCACGTCCCGGTGCCCGCAAAGAACTGCTTGAAAATTATGTCAAGCGACTTGAAGAGCTGGAAGGTTTGGCCACAGGGTTCGAAGGCGTACAGAAAGCTTACGCAATTCAAGCCGGACGAGAAATTCGTGTCATGGTAGATTCAGAGAAAGTCGGCGACGAGAACACATATGTTCTCTGTAAGGACATTGCCGAAAAGATCGAAAACAACATGACCTACCCCGGCCAGATCCGAGTGACAGTAATTCGGGAAAAACGGGCTGTTGGCTACGCCAAATAA
- the zapA gene encoding cell division protein ZapA has translation MPRYTLTLLGLEISFKTDADNPRIEAAQAFIENKHKELVAGAGDISKEKLLTYLLLSLADDYLVATDKLQRLEEKIEEILEKTS, from the coding sequence ATGCCACGATACACGTTGACTCTGCTGGGACTCGAAATATCCTTCAAGACAGATGCGGATAACCCCCGCATTGAGGCCGCCCAGGCGTTTATTGAAAACAAGCACAAGGAGCTTGTTGCCGGAGCCGGTGATATCAGCAAAGAGAAATTGCTGACCTACCTGCTTCTCAGTCTGGCGGACGACTATCTGGTCGCCACAGATAAGCTGCAGCGGCTGGAAGAGAAGATTGAAGAGATTTTGGAAAAGACCTCATAG
- the glmU gene encoding bifunctional UDP-N-acetylglucosamine diphosphorylase/glucosamine-1-phosphate N-acetyltransferase GlmU, translated as MPDTKITALVLAAGKGTRMHSAKAKVLQTLLNEPMLYYVYAALKPIMQEDILTVVGHDAEGVEAAFPDKADRFITQDEQLGTGHALQVSWDAVEKTGATHCLVINGDTPLVTVEALHRITNVVGCCDLAFMTITPRDTGAFGRVVRDPERRITAIVEAKDYDLNVHGPVTGEVNAGVYLLKMDTIGPLLSKLKNENKSGEYYITDIVELAVNEGLTIDGVQCGDDISLMGINSPRELITAENTLRRQIVDEKLDSGVLIHNPDTVILGPKVEVEPGAEIFGHCEIYGNSTVKASARLGSYNYILDSTFEGGCDVRQFNHIEGATVGEDCWVGPYARLRPGAVMKNDARVGNFVEMKKATLGEGAKANHLTYLGDADVGAGSNIGAGTITCNYDGKNKFTTTIGEGAFIGSNTALVAPVTIGKDALVGAGSTITKDVPEGQGAVARGKQVNIKRRLKKS; from the coding sequence ATGCCTGACACAAAAATTACCGCCCTGGTCCTGGCCGCAGGCAAGGGTACACGTATGCATTCCGCCAAGGCAAAAGTGTTGCAGACACTTTTGAACGAGCCGATGCTTTACTATGTTTATGCCGCGCTCAAACCGATCATGCAGGAAGATATCCTGACGGTTGTTGGGCATGATGCAGAAGGGGTCGAAGCCGCGTTCCCGGACAAGGCCGACCGATTCATTACGCAGGACGAACAGCTTGGTACTGGCCATGCACTGCAAGTGTCATGGGATGCCGTAGAAAAAACCGGAGCAACCCATTGCCTCGTCATTAACGGCGACACCCCGCTGGTCACGGTTGAGGCACTGCACCGAATTACCAATGTCGTCGGTTGCTGTGACCTCGCTTTCATGACCATCACCCCTCGTGATACCGGAGCTTTTGGTCGAGTTGTACGTGATCCTGAACGCAGGATTACGGCCATTGTGGAAGCTAAGGACTATGACCTGAACGTCCACGGACCGGTCACAGGCGAAGTCAATGCAGGGGTCTACCTGCTCAAGATGGACACCATCGGCCCGTTGCTTTCAAAACTGAAAAACGAAAACAAATCTGGCGAATACTACATCACCGACATCGTGGAGCTGGCCGTCAACGAAGGCCTGACCATCGACGGCGTGCAGTGCGGCGACGATATCAGCCTCATGGGCATCAACTCCCCACGAGAACTGATCACCGCCGAGAACACCTTGCGCCGACAAATCGTGGATGAAAAGTTGGATTCCGGCGTGCTCATTCACAACCCTGATACAGTTATCCTCGGCCCCAAAGTCGAAGTGGAACCAGGCGCAGAAATATTCGGACACTGCGAAATTTACGGAAATTCCACAGTGAAAGCCAGTGCTCGACTGGGTTCGTACAACTATATTCTTGATTCGACCTTCGAAGGCGGATGCGATGTGCGTCAGTTCAATCACATCGAAGGAGCCACTGTCGGTGAAGATTGCTGGGTAGGACCGTATGCACGGTTACGTCCCGGTGCTGTCATGAAAAATGATGCCCGCGTCGGCAATTTCGTGGAAATGAAAAAGGCAACTCTCGGAGAAGGCGCCAAAGCCAACCACCTAACATATCTGGGAGATGCAGACGTCGGAGCCGGTTCCAACATCGGAGCTGGAACCATCACCTGCAACTACGACGGCAAGAACAAATTCACCACCACCATTGGTGAAGGTGCATTCATCGGTTCCAACACCGCTCTGGTGGCTCCGGTCACCATCGGAAAGGATGCCCTCGTCGGGGCCGGTTCGACCATCACGAAAGATGTACCGGAAGGTCAGGGAGCCGTGGCTCGAGGCAAGCAGGTAAACATAAAACGCAGACTCAAGAAGTCTTGA
- a CDS encoding TIGR00282 family metallophosphoesterase → MRILFLGDIVGIPGRKAIKDNLSRIREQESIDLVFANGENASGGYGLKAKHAKEFFKAGVDGITGGNHIWKYKDLYSMLDSDKRILRPLNYADHLPGTGLRIFEKKGLPPVAVFNVIGRTFMPPIDCPFAAMESALDALPADIPVQLVDFHAEATGEKIAMGYFLEGKVSAVVGTHTHVQTNDAKVLPGGTAYLTDLGMCGAVDSCLGMKPEIILDRYLTGLPRQLEAAAGPGILQGAIFDIEDTTGNAVSITTFKQNDRP, encoded by the coding sequence ATGCGCATTCTGTTTCTCGGCGATATCGTCGGCATCCCCGGTCGCAAGGCGATCAAGGACAACCTTTCCCGCATCAGGGAACAAGAGTCCATCGACCTTGTTTTTGCCAACGGTGAAAACGCGAGTGGGGGCTATGGCCTCAAGGCCAAACATGCCAAAGAATTTTTCAAAGCCGGGGTCGACGGAATCACCGGCGGCAATCATATATGGAAGTACAAGGACCTGTACTCCATGCTCGATTCAGACAAACGAATTTTGCGACCGCTCAACTATGCCGACCACCTTCCGGGAACCGGATTGCGCATCTTTGAAAAGAAAGGCTTGCCACCCGTAGCCGTATTCAATGTCATTGGGCGCACCTTCATGCCGCCTATAGACTGCCCGTTCGCAGCCATGGAATCCGCTCTCGACGCATTGCCTGCCGATATCCCGGTCCAACTCGTTGATTTCCATGCCGAGGCCACTGGTGAAAAAATCGCCATGGGGTATTTTTTGGAAGGCAAAGTTTCAGCCGTGGTTGGCACCCACACCCATGTTCAAACCAATGATGCCAAAGTCCTGCCGGGTGGCACAGCATATCTGACGGATCTGGGCATGTGTGGAGCCGTGGATTCCTGCCTTGGCATGAAACCGGAAATCATACTGGACAGATACCTGACCGGATTGCCCAGACAACTTGAAGCCGCTGCAGGACCCGGGATTTTACAAGGCGCGATTTTTGACATAGAGGATACAACCGGCAACGCGGTTTCCATTACCACGTTCAAGCAAAATGACAGACCGTAA
- a CDS encoding queuosine precursor transporter has product MNETLWILFALVDLCMVLVVYRLFGRVGLFGLMVFNLLLCNIQVLKTVELFGLTTTLGNVLYASVFLSTDLLSEFYGKKEARKGVLLGFVALVMMVGYMQIALYFQPAADDFAQPHLSALFGFMPRIALASMMAYLISQLHDVWAFHAIKQRTGEKYLWLRNNASTMLSQLLDSAIFCFVAFWGLFPTEVFMEILLSTYVIKIVVAGLDTPFIYLAKRIFTDRTHTPKEA; this is encoded by the coding sequence ATGAACGAAACGTTATGGATTCTCTTCGCATTGGTGGACCTGTGTATGGTCCTGGTGGTCTACCGGCTCTTTGGTCGAGTTGGCCTGTTTGGCCTCATGGTCTTCAATTTATTGCTGTGCAATATTCAGGTGCTCAAAACCGTTGAGCTTTTTGGTTTGACTACGACGTTGGGCAACGTGCTGTATGCCAGTGTATTCTTGTCCACGGACCTACTCAGCGAATTCTACGGCAAAAAAGAAGCGCGTAAAGGCGTGCTCCTTGGATTTGTGGCTCTGGTCATGATGGTCGGATATATGCAGATCGCACTTTATTTCCAGCCTGCCGCCGATGATTTTGCCCAGCCCCACCTGTCTGCCCTGTTCGGTTTCATGCCGCGCATTGCTCTGGCAAGCATGATGGCTTACCTTATATCTCAACTCCATGACGTCTGGGCTTTTCACGCCATCAAGCAACGGACCGGCGAAAAATATCTGTGGCTGCGCAACAATGCTTCCACCATGCTCAGCCAGTTGCTCGACTCGGCCATCTTCTGTTTCGTCGCTTTCTGGGGTCTGTTCCCGACAGAAGTCTTTATGGAAATTCTGCTTTCCACCTACGTCATCAAGATCGTGGTAGCCGGGTTGGACACGCCGTTTATCTATCTGGCCAAACGAATCTTTACAGATCGGACTCACACTCCCAAAGAAGCATAA
- a CDS encoding autotransporter domain-containing protein, translating into MLKHSPASTFSGFIVSLIPILAVLFLLSTVSPSLARYKYRFTTDSTEIITDDFNFSDGDDAEFPNDDGLPTFYNTLFSLDTYTTDLVYEGTLEALYHDTVMPNFRSFCGVRFNPSATPGTFTNNGTIIIDAYGQSNGAVAAAPNVKLINNGTMDITYHWGTEDAAFYLAAANTTAINNGTMILKEYIDPGSPRQGARLIKTDTSATNATVVNTGKMYVLADDPDAAGMHLGGSGIKVTNTGEIHTTGQSYEIYIQNGSVKLVDTYNMVLDGDPNHASIRIMGWGSPDLDLNDAKLLLTSLEGDTQWNTDYKLFDDPINKTHGTFSSVEAVNPNVTAVYTPGATHHDDTVRLEYAPPASPANVAADVAELSIMNSVNVVHNRMATNAMMQSLGQTLFAENDESIMVADARSTMTDVGSSSLAHNDEPTTDIFAMPYGSWAKSTRSPMGYEARTGGVTLGFEYQDNGSVLGVHGGFGHAVIDFTGSGYTDNNENQTMFTLGVHGGTVIDDWVLGGSVTPYFTLHEYDGKTGAALDVSEKADYTSFGAVSRAIGGYRFILGDDILMPTAGLTHLWIHRDKYSSKANGTWDTTYSTLDDHELQANAGLRWMRTMRTGVFTVVPSVYAGLRQTLTDGSVSTSQSVPGAQPVSVDSKSDLTAANFETFISFAKDDWSCQLGYAGEYAETTVEHGAWLRVKWDF; encoded by the coding sequence ATGCTCAAACACTCGCCCGCATCCACATTTTCCGGTTTCATTGTTAGTCTCATTCCGATTTTAGCTGTTCTTTTTTTGCTGTCCACAGTCTCACCATCACTCGCAAGATACAAATACAGATTTACAACAGACTCTACCGAAATCATTACTGACGATTTCAATTTTTCCGATGGTGACGACGCCGAATTTCCAAACGACGATGGACTCCCGACATTCTATAACACTCTTTTTTCATTAGATACGTATACCACAGACCTTGTGTATGAAGGGACACTCGAGGCTCTGTATCACGACACCGTAATGCCGAACTTCAGATCATTTTGTGGTGTCAGATTCAATCCAAGCGCAACACCTGGCACGTTTACGAATAACGGTACCATAATCATTGATGCCTATGGTCAATCAAATGGTGCTGTCGCGGCTGCACCTAATGTAAAACTTATCAACAACGGCACCATGGATATTACTTACCACTGGGGAACCGAAGACGCCGCTTTTTATCTTGCCGCAGCAAACACAACAGCAATCAACAACGGCACCATGATTCTCAAGGAATACATCGACCCCGGCAGTCCAAGACAAGGTGCAAGACTGATAAAAACAGACACTAGCGCAACAAACGCAACAGTTGTTAATACAGGTAAAATGTATGTGCTGGCAGACGATCCGGATGCTGCAGGCATGCACCTGGGAGGAAGTGGCATAAAAGTCACCAACACCGGCGAAATCCACACCACTGGACAATCTTACGAAATCTACATCCAAAACGGTAGCGTCAAACTGGTCGACACTTACAACATGGTTTTGGATGGCGATCCCAACCATGCATCTATCAGGATCATGGGTTGGGGCTCTCCCGATTTGGACCTCAATGACGCAAAACTGCTTCTCACCAGCCTCGAAGGCGACACTCAGTGGAACACCGATTACAAACTTTTTGACGACCCGATCAACAAAACACACGGCACTTTTTCCTCGGTCGAGGCCGTGAACCCCAATGTCACTGCCGTATACACACCCGGAGCAACACATCACGACGATACCGTCAGGCTTGAGTATGCTCCTCCGGCTTCTCCGGCCAACGTTGCTGCAGATGTAGCAGAGCTTTCAATCATGAATTCCGTCAATGTGGTCCATAATCGCATGGCCACCAATGCCATGATGCAATCCCTCGGACAAACCCTGTTCGCAGAAAATGATGAATCTATCATGGTTGCCGACGCCCGGAGCACGATGACTGATGTCGGGAGCAGTTCACTGGCGCACAACGACGAGCCGACAACCGATATATTTGCCATGCCGTATGGATCATGGGCAAAAAGCACCCGTTCACCCATGGGATATGAAGCACGAACAGGTGGCGTAACCTTAGGCTTTGAATATCAAGACAACGGCTCTGTACTTGGCGTCCACGGCGGTTTCGGACATGCTGTCATCGACTTCACAGGATCAGGATACACCGACAACAACGAAAATCAGACAATGTTCACGTTGGGCGTTCACGGGGGAACGGTCATTGATGACTGGGTACTCGGCGGAAGCGTCACGCCATATTTTACCCTGCACGAATATGATGGGAAAACCGGGGCAGCATTGGATGTGTCCGAAAAGGCCGACTACACGAGCTTCGGCGCTGTCAGCCGCGCCATAGGCGGATATCGTTTCATTCTGGGTGACGACATACTCATGCCCACTGCAGGTTTGACCCACTTATGGATTCATCGCGATAAATACTCTTCCAAAGCCAATGGCACGTGGGACACCACCTATTCCACACTGGACGACCATGAGTTACAGGCCAATGCAGGCTTGCGATGGATGCGGACCATGAGAACCGGAGTATTCACTGTTGTTCCATCCGTATATGCCGGACTTCGGCAAACCCTCACAGATGGTTCGGTTTCAACATCCCAGTCCGTACCGGGAGCACAACCTGTCAGCGTTGACTCCAAAAGCGACCTCACGGCCGCAAACTTCGAGACATTCATTTCCTTTGCCAAAGATGACTGGTCCTGCCAACTCGGGTATGCGGGAGAATATGCTGAGACCACCGTGGAGCACGGAGCATGGCTACGAGTGAAATGGGATTTTTAA
- a CDS encoding SPOR domain-containing protein — protein sequence MAEKKEPKYKIKVPKLNASKKTYDFSLSLPGMISAVGAGVLALTFFFVMGILIGRGYRPEADVPPLEQIMPSSEHGQAEEHAKPQVLKLEELEYADRLSAPTQQVMDQPAVTPKPVKPAVKKPEVKAEAPSVKPEVFDPTAVKPGDPVFDYVYQVASFKKAEMADALRDKLVASGLRAQVASGEAKGSTWHRVQVLYHGSPASTDEMKAVLAKHGIKKPLLKKKTPAQ from the coding sequence ATGGCGGAAAAAAAAGAACCGAAATACAAGATCAAAGTTCCCAAGCTCAATGCGAGCAAGAAGACCTATGATTTCTCCCTCTCCCTGCCGGGCATGATTAGCGCGGTTGGGGCAGGCGTACTCGCACTGACTTTCTTTTTTGTTATGGGAATACTCATTGGTCGAGGGTATCGACCGGAGGCAGATGTGCCGCCCCTTGAGCAGATTATGCCCTCCAGTGAGCATGGTCAGGCAGAGGAGCACGCCAAGCCTCAAGTCCTTAAGCTGGAGGAGTTGGAATACGCGGATCGTTTGTCTGCGCCGACTCAACAGGTTATGGATCAACCCGCAGTCACGCCGAAGCCGGTTAAACCAGCGGTGAAGAAGCCCGAAGTCAAAGCCGAGGCCCCGTCTGTCAAACCAGAAGTCTTTGATCCTACCGCAGTCAAGCCGGGTGATCCTGTCTTTGATTATGTTTATCAGGTGGCTTCGTTTAAGAAAGCTGAAATGGCGGATGCATTGCGTGACAAGTTGGTCGCTTCAGGCTTGCGTGCTCAAGTGGCATCGGGAGAAGCGAAAGGATCGACATGGCATCGTGTTCAGGTGCTTTATCACGGCTCGCCAGCCTCGACGGATGAGATGAAGGCGGTGCTTGCCAAGCATGGGATCAAGAAACCACTTTTGAAGAAAAAGACACCTGCACAATAA